From Bacteroidota bacterium, the proteins below share one genomic window:
- a CDS encoding helix-turn-helix domain-containing protein, whose product MSKNDGKVGKIIAHVSPAKKKAAVDAILAGTMTRREVAEQLGVDKSTVRDWLKKSGALMDWPAKARPDAATRRRLAVAVQGGYMTVEEAMAEAGLVYPRTVSVWIKALDGEIAQPENRC is encoded by the coding sequence ATGAGTAAGAATGACGGAAAAGTAGGCAAGATAATTGCCCATGTTTCGCCTGCGAAGAAGAAAGCTGCGGTGGATGCAATCCTTGCCGGGACGATGACGCGGCGTGAGGTTGCGGAGCAACTAGGGGTTGACAAGTCGACGGTTCGCGATTGGCTGAAAAAGTCTGGCGCGTTGATGGATTGGCCTGCGAAGGCAAGACCCGATGCTGCCACGCGCCGCCGGCTTGCGGTAGCCGTCCAGGGCGGGTACATGACCGTCGAGGAGGCAATGGCCGAGGCGGGCTTGGTCTATCCACGTACGGTCTCAGTTTGGATCAAGGCACTGGATGGCGAGATTGCGCAGCCGGAAAATCGGTGCTAG
- a CDS encoding outer membrane beta-barrel protein: protein MKALHTILLCLLLMVQTAFAQIPVRWQAGPEVGYAVTDFPWKREDRGINYQSVETLIPKFNPMVGMRGTMLLGKHWLFGASLQYQLSGYNLRRNDELIEVDHTVTHDIFHSQRYHKIAMPLSLTYRFKIGTMHPFVGFGYRAAWINHVRNRGYYQTVSPDSSELNTYLPYDIQNSHPSQQMIRRWVPQVMFAMGAEIGEHLSFTLNAAAGSFGIPTGMDFSDLYRTYRNRELFATLSYRLW, encoded by the coding sequence ATGAAAGCACTGCATACAATCCTCCTCTGTCTTCTATTGATGGTTCAAACGGCCTTTGCGCAGATACCTGTTCGGTGGCAGGCTGGACCGGAGGTCGGGTATGCGGTCACGGATTTCCCATGGAAACGCGAGGATAGAGGTATCAATTACCAAAGCGTAGAGACATTGATTCCGAAATTTAATCCGATGGTGGGCATGCGTGGAACCATGTTGCTGGGCAAACATTGGCTATTCGGAGCGAGTCTGCAATACCAACTGTCGGGGTACAATCTCAGGCGGAATGACGAATTGATTGAAGTAGACCATACCGTCACGCATGACATTTTCCATTCGCAGCGGTACCACAAAATTGCTATGCCGCTCAGCTTGACTTACCGCTTCAAAATCGGGACTATGCACCCCTTTGTTGGATTCGGATACCGCGCCGCTTGGATCAACCATGTACGCAACCGGGGATACTATCAAACGGTCTCGCCTGACAGTTCAGAACTCAACACTTACCTCCCTTATGACATCCAAAACTCTCATCCTTCGCAACAGATGATACGCAGATGGGTTCCACAGGTAATGTTTGCCATGGGTGCAGAAATTGGCGAACATCTCAGCTTTACCCTCAATGCCGCTGCAGGCAGCTTTGGAATTCCAACGGGGATGGATTTCTCCGACCTTTACCGCACCTACCGCAACCGCGAACTGTTTGCGACCCTCTCCTACCGCCTCTGGTAG
- a CDS encoding IS3 family transposase, producing the protein MHTKYKGIGVRVLCELFGKTRHAYYDRIWSETEWERTKVAVLAIVAVVRRRQPKLGTRRLYHKIEGSLANNDLKVGRDTLHEILLDAGMTIKVKRRIGPRTTDSNHGFPLYPNLVKGVVPTGPNQQWVSDITYLSLTDCFCFLSLVTDAYSHMIVGYNLSLLMTAEQTIVALEMALATLPEGDIDLIHHSDRGSQYACYAHTGILIARGIRISMTEDSDPRDNGIAERVNGILKDEQGLEMKFGSFEEAWEKVQEAIEIYNYERATREYRLPSRQQRPTK; encoded by the coding sequence ATGCACACGAAGTACAAGGGCATCGGCGTCAGGGTGCTCTGCGAGCTGTTCGGGAAGACGCGACACGCATATTATGACCGTATTTGGAGCGAAACAGAGTGGGAAAGGACCAAGGTCGCCGTACTGGCAATTGTCGCGGTGGTGAGGAGGCGCCAGCCCAAGCTCGGGACACGCAGGCTTTATCACAAGATCGAGGGTTCGCTGGCCAACAACGACCTGAAAGTGGGCAGGGACACGCTCCACGAGATCCTGCTGGATGCCGGGATGACGATCAAGGTCAAGCGGCGCATTGGCCCAAGGACGACGGATTCCAACCACGGTTTCCCGCTGTATCCGAACCTCGTCAAGGGCGTCGTGCCCACAGGCCCGAACCAGCAATGGGTGTCGGACATTACCTACCTGTCGCTGACGGATTGCTTCTGCTTCCTGAGTCTGGTGACCGATGCCTACTCGCACATGATCGTCGGCTACAACCTCAGCCTCTTGATGACCGCCGAGCAGACCATCGTGGCACTTGAAATGGCCTTGGCAACGCTTCCAGAGGGCGACATCGACCTGATCCACCACAGCGACCGTGGCAGCCAATACGCCTGCTACGCGCATACAGGGATTCTTATCGCAAGAGGCATCCGCATCAGTATGACTGAGGACAGCGATCCCAGGGACAACGGCATCGCCGAGCGCGTAAACGGCATCCTCAAGGACGAGCAGGGACTTGAGATGAAGTTTGGATCGTTCGAGGAGGCTTGGGAGAAAGTGCAGGAGGCCATCGAGATTTACAACTACGAGCGGGCCACACGGGAGTATCGATTACCCTCTCGCCAGCAGAGGCCCACAAAATGA
- a CDS encoding urocanate hydratase, protein VGVVAEINPDAAHKRKAQGWLDELYEDLPTLMTRIAEAKTKKQAVSLGYLGNIVDLWEALLAADIAVELGSDQTSLHNPYAGGYYPTNIGFEASNAMMRDNPAQFKQEVQRTLRQHAEVVAKMVAKGMYFWDYGNAFLLECSRAGADIQKPDGRFIYPSYVEDIMGPMCFDYGFGPFRWVCCSGKDSDLRISDNIAAYVIKDLIASSPAEIKQQLSDNLHWIETAEKNNLVVGSRARILYADSEGRIQIALAFNKAIREGRISAPIVLGRDHHDVSGTDSPYRETANIYDGSGVTADMAVQNFVGDSFRGATWISLHNGGGVGWGEVMNGGFGLVLDGSADADRRLKSMLLWDVNNGIARRSWARNPEAIFAIKREMARTPGLKVTLPNLVADDVMEGL, encoded by the coding sequence GTCGGCGTTGTCGCGGAAATCAATCCCGACGCTGCCCACAAACGCAAAGCCCAAGGTTGGCTCGACGAATTGTACGAGGACCTGCCCACCCTGATGACCCGCATTGCGGAGGCAAAAACCAAAAAACAAGCCGTTTCGCTGGGTTATTTGGGCAATATTGTGGACCTCTGGGAAGCACTGTTGGCTGCAGATATTGCGGTCGAATTGGGCTCTGACCAAACTTCGTTGCACAATCCGTACGCAGGAGGGTATTACCCCACCAACATCGGTTTTGAGGCTTCGAATGCCATGATGCGTGACAATCCAGCCCAATTCAAGCAGGAGGTCCAACGCACATTGCGTCAGCACGCCGAAGTCGTCGCCAAAATGGTCGCCAAGGGCATGTATTTCTGGGATTACGGCAATGCCTTCCTCCTCGAATGCAGCCGCGCAGGTGCCGACATTCAAAAGCCGGATGGACGCTTTATCTACCCAAGTTATGTGGAAGATATTATGGGTCCGATGTGCTTTGATTATGGATTTGGGCCCTTTCGTTGGGTTTGTTGCTCGGGAAAGGACAGCGATTTGCGCATTTCGGACAATATTGCGGCCTACGTGATCAAAGATTTGATTGCCTCCTCCCCTGCCGAAATCAAGCAGCAATTGAGCGACAACCTGCACTGGATCGAGACGGCAGAGAAAAATAACCTCGTAGTGGGCAGCCGCGCGCGGATTTTGTATGCCGACAGCGAAGGAAGGATCCAAATTGCATTGGCATTCAACAAAGCCATTCGGGAAGGCCGCATTTCGGCGCCGATTGTATTGGGGCGCGACCACCACGACGTCAGCGGTACGGACAGTCCCTACCGCGAAACGGCCAATATTTATGATGGTTCGGGCGTGACAGCGGACATGGCTGTGCAAAACTTTGTGGGCGACAGCTTCCGCGGCGCGACCTGGATTTCGCTGCACAACGGCGGCGGCGTGGGCTGGGGCGAGGTCATGAACGGCGGATTTGGCCTCGTGCTCGATGGCAGCGCCGATGCGGACAGGAGACTGAAGAGCATGTTGCTCTGGGACGTGAACAACGGCATCGCAAGGCGCAGCTGGGCGCGCAATCCAGAAGCCATTTTTGCCATCAAACGCGAAATGGCAAGGACGCCGGGCTTGAAAGTAACCTTGCCCAATTTGGTCGCGGATGACGTGATGGAGGGGTTGTGA
- the tnpA gene encoding IS200/IS605 family transposase, translated as MGNYRQIYYQIVFGTKHWEPTISGENCTDLYKYIWGVVQAKKCKLFQINGVEDHIHIFSDLHPTISLSSYVQDIKVASSIWMKANCLFPQFEGWQEGYSAFTYNIRDRDMIVNYVRNQKEHHKTESSKDEFRRLLRENGIEFEEKYLF; from the coding sequence ATGGGAAATTATAGGCAAATTTATTATCAAATCGTGTTCGGTACAAAACATTGGGAACCAACGATTTCAGGCGAAAATTGTACGGATTTGTATAAATACATTTGGGGGGTAGTGCAAGCAAAAAAGTGCAAACTGTTCCAAATTAATGGAGTAGAAGATCACATACACATCTTTAGCGATTTGCATCCGACCATTTCATTGTCATCATACGTGCAGGATATCAAGGTTGCAAGCAGTATTTGGATGAAGGCAAACTGCCTTTTCCCGCAATTCGAAGGTTGGCAGGAAGGTTATAGTGCATTTACCTATAATATTCGGGATAGGGATATGATCGTCAATTATGTACGGAACCAAAAGGAGCATCATAAGACTGAATCTTCGAAGGACGAATTCCGAAGATTGCTCAGGGAAAATGGCATCGAATTTGAGGAGAAGTATTTGTTTTGA